Proteins found in one Bacteroidales bacterium genomic segment:
- the dut gene encoding dUTP diphosphatase: MKVKIVNKSKHNLPSYSTSLSAGMDLRANIEENVILKPLERKLIKTGLFIELPEGYEAQIRPRSGLAIKSGITVLNTPGTIDADYRGEIGIIVINLSSDEYEIKDGERICQMIISKHEHVKLEEVEILDETIRGAGGFGHTGKN; this comes from the coding sequence ATGAAAGTTAAAATAGTAAACAAATCAAAACATAATTTACCTTCTTATAGTACTTCACTATCTGCAGGAATGGATTTACGGGCAAATATTGAAGAAAATGTCATTCTTAAACCATTAGAAAGAAAGCTAATAAAAACAGGTTTATTTATTGAACTTCCTGAAGGTTATGAAGCACAAATTCGTCCACGTAGCGGACTGGCAATAAAAAGCGGAATTACCGTTTTAAATACTCCGGGAACAATTGATGCAGATTACCGAGGTGAAATAGGAATTATTGTAATAAACTTATCTTCTGATGAATATGAAATAAAAGATGGTGAAAGAATTTGTCAGATGATAATCTCAAAACACGAACACGTTAAATTAGAAGAAGTTGAAATTCTGGACGAAACTATTCGTGGTGCCGGTGGATTTGGACATACTGGGAAAAACTAA